In Caproicibacterium amylolyticum, a genomic segment contains:
- a CDS encoding phospho-sugar mutase, whose product MQIQEAYSQWCRLATEDPDLLAELAAVKNQSEEITDRFYRGLAFGTGGLRGVIGAGTNRMNIYTIRRATRGLALWLSKQKDPIAAISYDSRIKSRRFAEEAARTFAACGVKAYLYPQLMPTPALSYAVRTLHCSAGVMVTASHNPAKYNGYKVYGADGCQITTQAAEEITECIQSVGYFEPLPQNSSVKVQEIPAEAAESFYSAVLAQRLEKTVPTQLKIVYSPLNGTGLVPVTTVLKRAGFTDITVVPSQEKPDGNFPTCPYPNPEIPEALAEGLALCRKTGAELLLATDPDCDRMGIAVKAGDDYKLLSGNEVGVLLLDYVCRRRLALGTMPQKPVAVKTIVTTEMAAKVAAHYSVELRNVLTGFKFIGEQIGFLEKGGEADRYIFGFEESYGYLSGSHVRDKDAVNACLLLCDMAADYRAQGLSLYDAMENLYKEYGCYKNSLDSFAFEGESGFHIMQDFMASLRQNSPEELCGHKITLVKDYLHTPGKPVQFPTLPSSDVLQFVLDDDTQLTVRPSGTEPKLKLYCAAVSKTEQAAAAACEIYRGAVSKIIENFGKGKN is encoded by the coding sequence TTGCAGATACAGGAAGCTTATTCGCAGTGGTGTCGTCTGGCCACAGAGGACCCGGACCTTCTCGCAGAACTGGCCGCTGTAAAAAATCAGTCCGAGGAAATCACCGACCGCTTTTACCGCGGTCTTGCCTTTGGCACAGGCGGTCTGCGCGGCGTCATCGGTGCAGGCACCAACCGCATGAACATCTACACCATTCGCCGGGCGACACGCGGGCTTGCACTTTGGCTTTCCAAGCAGAAAGACCCCATCGCCGCTATTTCCTACGACAGCCGCATCAAATCCCGCCGTTTTGCGGAAGAAGCCGCTCGCACCTTTGCCGCCTGCGGCGTGAAAGCTTACCTTTACCCACAGCTGATGCCGACCCCAGCCCTTTCCTACGCAGTGCGCACTCTGCACTGCAGCGCCGGTGTCATGGTGACCGCCAGCCACAATCCCGCCAAGTACAACGGCTACAAGGTTTACGGCGCGGACGGCTGCCAGATCACCACGCAGGCCGCTGAGGAAATCACAGAATGCATCCAGTCTGTCGGATATTTTGAACCGCTGCCGCAGAATTCCAGTGTGAAGGTACAGGAAATTCCCGCGGAAGCAGCGGAATCTTTCTACAGTGCTGTACTTGCACAGCGCTTGGAAAAAACGGTTCCTACGCAGCTGAAAATCGTTTATTCCCCTCTCAACGGCACCGGTCTGGTACCCGTTACAACGGTACTCAAGCGTGCAGGCTTTACAGACATCACCGTGGTGCCCAGTCAGGAAAAGCCGGATGGGAACTTCCCGACCTGTCCCTACCCGAACCCGGAAATCCCGGAAGCGCTGGCAGAGGGGCTTGCCCTTTGCCGCAAAACCGGTGCGGAGCTGCTGCTTGCAACCGACCCTGACTGTGACCGCATGGGCATTGCCGTAAAAGCCGGAGATGACTACAAACTGCTCAGCGGCAATGAAGTCGGCGTACTGCTGCTTGACTATGTGTGCCGCCGCCGTTTGGCGCTCGGTACCATGCCCCAAAAGCCAGTCGCGGTGAAAACGATTGTGACAACGGAAATGGCAGCAAAAGTCGCCGCACATTACAGCGTTGAGCTGCGGAACGTGCTGACCGGCTTCAAGTTTATCGGCGAACAAATTGGCTTTCTTGAAAAAGGCGGCGAAGCCGACCGCTACATTTTCGGTTTTGAGGAAAGCTATGGCTACCTTTCCGGCAGCCATGTACGCGACAAAGACGCCGTAAATGCCTGCCTTCTGCTGTGCGATATGGCAGCAGATTACCGCGCACAGGGGCTTTCTCTTTATGACGCAATGGAGAACCTGTACAAAGAATACGGCTGCTACAAAAACAGTCTGGATTCCTTTGCCTTCGAGGGTGAATCGGGTTTCCACATCATGCAGGATTTCATGGCTTCCCTGCGTCAAAATTCACCGGAAGAGCTTTGCGGCCATAAGATCACACTGGTCAAAGATTACCTGCACACGCCGGGCAAGCCTGTGCAGTTCCCCACTCTGCCCAGCAGTGACGTACTGCAGTTTGTACTGGATGACGACACCCAGCTGACCGTGCGCCCCTCCGGCACGGAACCGAAACTGAAACTATACTGCGCAGCAGTCAGCAAAACAGAGCAAGCCGCCGCAGCAGCCTGTGAAATATACCGTGGTGCGGTTTCTAAAATCATTGAAAACTTTGGGAAAGGCAAAAACTAA
- a CDS encoding type I phosphomannose isomerase catalytic subunit, which yields MAIIKLIPACKSYLWGGQRLKTNFHKKFDGNVLAETWELSCHPDGPSAVANGPFAGKTLAEYLKANPAAAGTNCARFGDFPVLIKLIDAHNNLSIQVHPNNDYALKNEHQFGKTEMWYIVDCEPGAFLYYGFKKTISKEEFQKRIEDGTLTEVLNAAPVHPDDTFFIEAGTIHAICKGIVIAEIQQNSNVTYRVFDYNRVGKDGKPRQLHVSKALDVTRTVPPRTDYDFDSHLGCCNSFVTDLLQLSGNEVTASTDGSTFHSLLAVKGSGSVSCSGETVSFEQGDSIFLPADCGSYRVSGQCTVVRTTVPPKNTYLPNGDKA from the coding sequence ATGGCAATTATCAAATTAATTCCGGCCTGCAAATCCTACCTTTGGGGCGGACAGCGGCTGAAAACGAATTTTCATAAAAAATTTGACGGCAATGTCCTTGCAGAAACTTGGGAGCTTTCCTGCCACCCAGACGGGCCCAGCGCGGTTGCAAACGGACCTTTTGCGGGCAAAACACTTGCAGAATACCTGAAAGCAAATCCCGCTGCTGCAGGTACGAACTGCGCGCGTTTTGGGGACTTTCCAGTTCTCATTAAGCTGATAGACGCACACAATAATCTTTCCATTCAGGTACATCCAAATAATGATTATGCACTGAAAAATGAGCATCAGTTCGGCAAAACCGAAATGTGGTACATTGTTGACTGCGAACCGGGCGCGTTCCTGTACTACGGTTTTAAAAAAACAATCAGCAAAGAGGAATTCCAAAAGCGCATTGAGGACGGCACCCTAACAGAAGTGCTCAACGCCGCCCCGGTACATCCCGACGATACATTCTTTATTGAGGCCGGCACCATCCATGCAATTTGCAAGGGTATTGTCATTGCGGAGATTCAGCAGAACTCCAACGTCACCTACCGTGTATTTGATTACAACCGTGTCGGCAAGGACGGCAAGCCACGCCAGCTGCATGTCAGCAAGGCGCTGGACGTGACCCGCACCGTTCCCCCACGCACGGATTATGACTTTGACAGCCATCTTGGCTGCTGCAATTCCTTTGTCACCGACCTGCTGCAGCTTAGCGGAAACGAAGTTACAGCCAGCACAGACGGTTCCACTTTCCACTCCCTGCTGGCAGTAAAGGGCAGCGGAAGTGTGTCCTGCAGCGGCGAAACTGTTTCATTTGAACAGGGCGACAGTATTTTCCTGCCGGCAGACTGCGGCAGTTACCGTGTCAGCGGTCAATGCACAGTTGTGCGTACAACCGTTCCGCCGAAAAACACCTATCTGCCCAACGGCGACAAAGCATGA
- a CDS encoding ROK family protein — MKQVTEKFRFGIDIGGTGIKAGVVSTENQILGQAYVPTGAERSWQEVVPDIVHAAEEALKDAGEFMENCISVGIGCPGTIDAQTGTVVYSNNLNWQNVPLAQELHRTFTQPVFISNDANCAALGEVCAGAAKGFQNVFMLTLGTGVGSGIIINGRIFEGGGPGGAEFGHTLLVEDGELCTCGRRGCLESYASATALIRQAKRTAKQAPNSLLCTLCKGDLSRMDGRIPFQAARQGDEAGQRVIREYIKHLAAGIANAVNIFRPQAVLLSGGISKEGTYLTDPLTALVAEEVFGKKNSFLPQIRAAELGNTAGMIGAANLSQ, encoded by the coding sequence ATGAAACAGGTAACAGAAAAGTTCCGCTTTGGAATTGACATCGGCGGCACCGGCATTAAAGCAGGTGTCGTCAGTACAGAGAATCAGATTCTCGGACAAGCTTATGTGCCGACCGGTGCCGAGCGCAGTTGGCAGGAAGTTGTGCCGGACATTGTTCATGCCGCGGAAGAAGCCCTGAAAGATGCCGGTGAATTTATGGAAAACTGCATTTCCGTCGGTATCGGCTGTCCCGGCACGATTGACGCCCAAACCGGAACCGTAGTTTACTCCAATAATTTAAACTGGCAGAATGTCCCGCTGGCACAGGAACTGCACCGTACTTTTACACAGCCGGTTTTCATCAGCAATGACGCCAACTGTGCCGCACTCGGCGAGGTTTGTGCCGGCGCGGCAAAAGGCTTTCAAAACGTCTTTATGCTGACTCTGGGCACGGGCGTTGGCAGCGGCATTATTATAAACGGAAGAATTTTCGAGGGCGGCGGCCCCGGTGGTGCTGAATTTGGTCACACCCTGCTGGTGGAAGACGGCGAACTTTGCACCTGCGGCAGGCGCGGCTGTCTGGAAAGCTACGCTTCCGCAACAGCACTCATCCGGCAGGCGAAACGTACCGCAAAGCAGGCACCGAATTCCCTGCTCTGCACACTGTGCAAAGGTGACTTGTCCCGCATGGACGGCAGGATTCCCTTTCAGGCGGCACGGCAGGGCGACGAGGCCGGCCAGCGAGTGATACGCGAATACATCAAGCACCTTGCTGCCGGCATTGCAAATGCTGTCAACATCTTCCGCCCGCAGGCTGTTTTGCTTTCCGGCGGCATCAGCAAAGAGGGCACTTACCTGACCGACCCGCTCACTGCACTGGTTGCCGAAGAAGTGTTCGGCAAAAAAAATTCTTTTCTTCCCCAGATTCGTGCCGCCGAACTTGGAAACACCGCCGGCATGATTGGTGCTGCTAATCTTTCTCAATAA
- a CDS encoding GGDEF domain-containing protein, translated as MELKNHFTAEEMKATLAYLQAIFDVVRLVDPTDTSILTLDANNQLHKEPYTCFRIWNKECRCSNCTGITTFFCGCQKSKYEFIENNIFYVISKPITLELEAETLPIVLEIVSHVDDQLLLEQKENGKSIAELVDETSRKLYQDTLTSAYNRRFLDEFRFWHKGQNLLCSEVALLLLDVRKFKSINDTMGHLTGDQVLVQVAQTLQKNIRQQDSLIRLGGDEFVIILTGCKETEIIPKMVSLQKEVGKICYSEETQSYVGIDCGYAYTENFKAEEPFLKEMLHTADQWMYLEKSGGLHRM; from the coding sequence GTGGAACTGAAAAATCACTTTACGGCAGAAGAAATGAAAGCCACCCTAGCCTATCTGCAGGCCATTTTTGACGTTGTGCGCCTAGTAGACCCAACGGATACTTCTATTCTGACACTGGATGCAAACAATCAGCTACACAAAGAACCTTATACCTGCTTTCGTATTTGGAACAAGGAATGCCGGTGCAGCAACTGCACCGGCATCACTACCTTTTTTTGCGGCTGCCAGAAATCAAAATACGAATTCATCGAAAACAATATTTTTTATGTGATTTCAAAGCCGATCACCCTCGAACTGGAAGCTGAAACGCTGCCGATTGTTTTGGAAATTGTCAGTCATGTAGATGATCAGCTGCTTCTGGAGCAAAAAGAAAACGGAAAAAGCATAGCGGAACTGGTGGACGAAACCAGCCGTAAACTGTACCAAGATACACTCACCAGTGCGTACAACCGGCGGTTTCTGGATGAATTTCGCTTTTGGCACAAGGGACAAAACCTGCTTTGCAGCGAAGTGGCACTGCTGCTTTTGGATGTGCGTAAATTCAAATCCATCAATGACACCATGGGACATCTGACAGGCGACCAGGTATTGGTTCAGGTCGCACAAACACTGCAAAAAAATATTCGGCAGCAGGATTCATTGATTCGCTTAGGCGGTGATGAATTTGTCATCATCTTGACCGGCTGCAAAGAAACTGAAATAATACCCAAGATGGTGTCATTGCAAAAAGAAGTCGGAAAAATCTGCTACAGCGAAGAAACGCAGTCGTACGTTGGCATTGACTGCGGTTACGCTTATACTGAAAATTTTAAAGCAGAAGAACCTTTCCTGAAAGAAATGCTTCACACCGCCGACCAGTGGATGTATTTGGAAAAATCTGGCGGTTTACACCGCATGTGA
- a CDS encoding DHHW family protein gives MQKHRQERLLTAVFLLILFGGFVLFFLLPKNSFSADEKRVLQPAPKVSLSTAANGTLSTNVESYLADHFPARKELVGLHAYFDLLCGKNGENGIYMGQDGWLINTPVKPNPINFRQNLQSMRDFVQRTKLPAYLMIVPSTGYIMDSELPQLHEDYLDADLLGQAKEQTDGKLQWVKLADQFMDKSEEEQLYYRTDHHWTTASAYLAYASFAGSNGFLPIGKDAFQVQCSCGFYGTTYSKSGFWNTPADTLEIWKNPALQVQVEIREDGKQSVQKSDSLYFPEQLKNEDQYPVFLNGNHSLVRITNPKAAGSRLLVVKDSYANSLVPFLAAHYRQIDMVDLRYYHKTAVSALVKQDQLDSVLFCYGLDDAVNDSNLSLLA, from the coding sequence ATGCAAAAACACAGGCAGGAGCGGCTGCTGACAGCGGTTTTTCTGCTGATTTTGTTCGGTGGATTCGTGCTGTTTTTTCTGCTGCCCAAAAATTCATTTTCCGCGGATGAAAAACGAGTGCTGCAGCCGGCACCGAAAGTTTCCCTTTCCACGGCGGCAAACGGTACACTTTCCACCAATGTGGAGTCCTATTTGGCAGACCACTTTCCCGCACGAAAAGAGCTGGTGGGGCTGCACGCTTACTTTGATTTGCTGTGCGGAAAAAACGGTGAAAATGGCATTTACATGGGGCAGGACGGCTGGCTTATCAATACGCCGGTAAAACCAAATCCGATTAATTTCCGGCAAAACCTGCAGAGCATGCGTGACTTTGTGCAGAGAACAAAGCTGCCTGCCTACCTGATGATTGTTCCCTCTACCGGGTACATCATGGACAGCGAACTGCCGCAGCTGCATGAAGATTATCTGGATGCAGACCTGCTGGGACAGGCGAAGGAACAGACAGACGGCAAACTGCAGTGGGTGAAGCTTGCCGACCAATTCATGGACAAATCGGAGGAAGAACAGCTGTATTACCGCACTGACCACCATTGGACAACGGCCAGCGCGTACCTTGCCTACGCTTCCTTTGCCGGCAGCAATGGCTTTTTGCCGATCGGAAAAGATGCCTTTCAGGTGCAGTGCTCCTGCGGCTTTTACGGCACGACTTACTCCAAAAGCGGCTTCTGGAACACACCGGCGGATACGCTGGAAATTTGGAAGAATCCGGCTTTGCAGGTGCAGGTGGAAATCCGTGAAGACGGAAAGCAGAGCGTGCAGAAATCGGACAGCTTGTACTTTCCGGAGCAGCTGAAAAACGAGGACCAATACCCGGTGTTCCTGAACGGCAACCACAGTCTTGTGCGCATCACCAACCCTAAGGCGGCAGGCAGCAGGCTGCTGGTGGTAAAGGATTCTTACGCAAATTCCCTTGTGCCGTTTCTTGCGGCGCATTACCGCCAGATTGATATGGTAGACCTGCGGTATTACCACAAAACAGCTGTTTCCGCATTAGTGAAGCAGGATCAGCTGGATTCCGTATTGTTCTGCTACGGACTGGACGATGCGGTGAACGACAGCAATTTGTCGCTTCTTGCGTAA